Proteins from a genomic interval of Bifidobacterium longum subsp. infantis ATCC 15697 = JCM 1222 = DSM 20088:
- a CDS encoding ABC transporter permease — MLRYTLRRFAQMVFMLFLLSILVFFLFALMPGDFFSGNRKLKPARLAELRALYGLDQPTIVRYFIWLKNVFHGDFGWSLQYNEPVTRLLKTYMMNSFIVALAAVVIAWTVAVVIGVFSATHQYSLVDKLVTVVVFASLSFPSFFIGLLAIKFFAVDLRWLPTGGMVDTGSNSTGFAYVLEVLRHMIMPTLLLAFFSAGSLTRYFRSGMLDVLRMDFVRCARARGISERSVVFGHALRNALLPAITLLAFEIPGLFSGAIITEQIFNWPGIGSIQLAALNARDYEVLMTCTLLLSFLTILANFLADIMYAAADPRVRLAQKVQG, encoded by the coding sequence ATGTTGCGATATACGTTACGGCGATTCGCCCAGATGGTGTTCATGCTTTTCCTGCTTTCCATCCTGGTGTTTTTCCTCTTTGCGTTGATGCCCGGTGATTTCTTCTCGGGAAACAGGAAGCTGAAACCCGCTCGACTGGCTGAGCTGCGCGCATTATACGGACTTGATCAGCCCACCATCGTTCGCTACTTCATATGGCTGAAGAACGTCTTCCACGGTGACTTCGGATGGTCGTTGCAATACAATGAGCCGGTCACGCGCCTCCTGAAGACGTACATGATGAATTCCTTCATCGTCGCTTTGGCCGCTGTGGTCATTGCGTGGACCGTTGCTGTGGTCATTGGCGTGTTCTCCGCGACTCACCAATACTCTCTGGTCGATAAACTGGTCACTGTTGTCGTCTTCGCCTCATTGTCGTTCCCTTCCTTCTTCATCGGTCTGCTGGCCATCAAATTTTTCGCGGTCGATCTTCGTTGGCTGCCGACCGGAGGCATGGTCGATACGGGGTCGAACAGTACCGGGTTCGCGTATGTTCTTGAGGTATTGCGGCACATGATCATGCCGACACTACTGTTGGCGTTCTTCTCAGCCGGTTCGTTGACCCGCTATTTCCGTTCCGGAATGTTGGATGTGCTGCGCATGGATTTTGTCCGTTGCGCGCGCGCCCGCGGCATCTCCGAGCGGTCGGTCGTTTTCGGCCATGCGCTGAGAAACGCCTTGTTGCCGGCTATCACGCTGCTTGCCTTCGAGATTCCCGGATTGTTCTCAGGCGCGATCATCACCGAACAGATATTCAATTGGCCGGGTATCGGCAGCATTCAGCTGGCGGCCTTGAACGCGCGTGACTATGAGGTGCTGATGACTTGTACGCTGCTGCTGTCGTTTTTAACGATTCTGGCCAATTTCCTGGCCGACATCATGTATGCCGCTGCGGATCCACGTGTCCGGTTGGCGCAGAAAGTTCAGGGTTGA
- a CDS encoding RNA-binding domain-containing protein, with the protein MLMLPTKESLTVEFKSEQKRPQSHDEIVDNVVALANTEGGTLYLGIEDDGTVTGVCDEHRNINGLAALIFNKTVPQLPARVALLYENEVPIVSIEVGNSQQIVSTSQGKTLQRRLKADGSPEVVPLFVSQFISRLSQQRFYDFSAQPAPEARLGDLNPDSRNKLRSHIRSANAQNSLLSFTDEDFDRALELVVDGPYGLQPSVAGLLTIGSVDAIHRSIPAASAVFQVMKGMSPKVNMDPFVLPLVDMFDRVGELMEPWNPSHEVMSGLIRVDLPDFDRGAFREAMINAFCHRDYARMGSVRFLVDDDGLTIANPGGFIEGVSEDNLLTAQPRSRNPQLALILKAAGYVERTGRGVDTIYAGSIAAGGSFPDYSQSSAEEVILFLRRVVPDEAFVTMIGDEERRRGAPLPVWSLIVLSLLREHRRLTVVQLCDFSHLEHRRIVSAVENLVEAGLVEGVGSGSSRSYMLSAQVYKRSEGLASYARQRDIDATRRSGLVLEFAEKNDGVVTTADVMDLFGLSYISAYRLLKKLEDVGKLRREGNGPSSRYVLG; encoded by the coding sequence ATGCTCATGTTGCCGACTAAAGAAAGTTTGACAGTTGAGTTCAAGAGCGAGCAGAAGCGTCCTCAATCGCATGATGAAATTGTTGACAACGTAGTGGCTCTAGCCAATACTGAAGGCGGCACACTGTATCTCGGTATTGAAGACGATGGCACTGTGACCGGCGTATGTGACGAGCATCGCAATATCAATGGACTTGCGGCACTAATTTTCAATAAGACTGTTCCGCAGCTTCCCGCTCGCGTGGCGCTCTTGTATGAGAACGAGGTGCCGATAGTCAGTATTGAGGTGGGTAACAGTCAGCAAATCGTGTCTACTAGTCAAGGGAAGACACTACAGCGCCGGCTGAAAGCAGACGGCTCGCCTGAGGTCGTTCCGCTGTTTGTTTCCCAATTCATTAGCCGTTTATCTCAGCAACGGTTCTACGATTTCAGTGCGCAACCTGCCCCAGAGGCTCGGTTGGGCGATTTGAATCCAGACTCACGGAACAAGTTGAGAAGCCATATTCGCAGTGCCAATGCGCAAAACTCGTTGTTGTCTTTTACTGATGAGGATTTCGATCGGGCGCTTGAGCTGGTTGTTGACGGCCCGTATGGATTACAGCCATCTGTTGCTGGTCTGCTCACCATTGGTTCGGTTGATGCTATTCATCGATCGATTCCAGCCGCATCGGCTGTTTTTCAAGTGATGAAAGGCATGTCTCCAAAGGTCAATATGGATCCGTTCGTGTTGCCCTTGGTGGATATGTTTGATCGTGTAGGCGAGCTGATGGAGCCGTGGAATCCCAGCCACGAAGTCATGAGCGGCTTGATTCGTGTCGATCTGCCAGACTTCGATCGAGGGGCATTCCGTGAGGCAATGATTAACGCTTTCTGCCATCGCGATTATGCGCGAATGGGTTCGGTGAGGTTCCTGGTTGATGATGATGGGTTGACCATAGCCAACCCCGGAGGATTCATAGAGGGTGTCTCCGAAGATAACCTGCTTACTGCACAACCGCGTTCCCGTAATCCGCAGCTTGCTCTGATTTTGAAAGCTGCCGGATATGTTGAACGTACCGGGCGAGGTGTGGATACCATCTATGCCGGGTCGATTGCGGCAGGCGGTTCTTTCCCGGATTACTCGCAGTCCAGTGCCGAAGAAGTCATTCTGTTCCTCCGCCGTGTGGTGCCTGACGAGGCATTCGTGACCATGATTGGAGACGAGGAACGTCGACGTGGGGCTCCATTGCCGGTCTGGTCGCTGATTGTGCTCTCGCTGCTGCGCGAGCATCGTAGGCTTACCGTGGTCCAGTTGTGCGATTTCTCCCATTTGGAGCATCGACGCATCGTGTCCGCTGTTGAGAATTTGGTGGAAGCTGGTTTGGTAGAGGGGGTCGGCAGTGGGAGCTCTCGCTCGTATATGCTGAGTGCCCAAGTGTACAAACGTTCAGAGGGGTTGGCGTCTTACGCGCGTCAGCGTGACATCGATGCCACCCGGCGCAGTGGCCTTGTTCTGGAGTTCGCCGAAAAAAATGATGGTGTCGTCACTACAGCGGATGTCATGGATTTGTTTGGCCTGAGCTATATCAGTGCATACCGGTTGTTGAAGAAGCTCGAAGATGTGGGCAAGTTGCGCCGCGAGGGGAATGGGCCGTCATCCCGATACGTGTTGGGATGA
- a CDS encoding ABC transporter substrate-binding protein, which translates to MRKHLVAVVAAAAALLLVAGCGGTSGGSNAESTETTVDGSLNKVVVKGDPSKSPAKANGRKDTFIATINSPSGVFLPGFNDNGWDGNAQQPIFASLVVTDDSGQYIPDLAEKWDISSDQLTYTFHLRDNLKFSDGSPLTADDVAFSLTLFNDPAYSGGSDFSDIGIKGVDAYKSGKADSISGIRVIDERTITIETTKANPLTLGILGGQVLSKAYYGKDYQRGHLDYLKDLYGKPLGAGPYKLSKYVDGQEVRYVANKYYYGGEPKIRNLIFKVTSKDTALSNFQNGETDFDGFSPDKDNLDALKQLGFASVRESTVPDMSEIWINNLKAPFNDKRVRQALIYGLNRQQIINVAYKGFGQVANVYAAPTQWSYTDKGVNKYKFDPDKAGKLLDEAGWKTGSDGIREKDGRKLTVRYLTSKDTDETIPIATENYKAIGIDFQPEVLDGDTIIERWTQGGDWDLVGGFRTNGLSDPNDAISEFVSHDKSINLTGYHNEEADKLAKEGLSTQDKTKRKAIYAELYKVLNNDPPTIPLSYRQSITAWNTRVKGVENYSTGNSDAALVLAKLSIE; encoded by the coding sequence ATGCGTAAGCATCTTGTAGCTGTGGTCGCGGCGGCGGCAGCATTGCTGCTGGTGGCTGGTTGTGGCGGCACGAGCGGCGGCAGTAATGCGGAATCCACGGAAACCACCGTCGACGGCAGCCTGAACAAGGTCGTGGTCAAGGGCGATCCAAGTAAAAGCCCCGCCAAGGCCAACGGCCGTAAGGACACATTCATCGCCACGATCAATTCTCCGAGCGGTGTGTTCTTGCCGGGGTTCAATGACAATGGCTGGGATGGCAACGCGCAGCAGCCGATTTTCGCGAGTCTGGTGGTGACCGATGATTCGGGACAGTATATTCCCGACTTGGCCGAGAAATGGGATATCTCCAGTGATCAGCTCACGTACACCTTCCATCTGCGCGACAATCTGAAATTCTCGGATGGGTCGCCGCTGACCGCGGACGATGTGGCTTTCAGCCTGACGCTGTTCAATGATCCGGCTTACTCGGGCGGCAGTGATTTCTCCGACATCGGCATCAAAGGCGTTGATGCGTACAAGTCGGGCAAGGCTGATTCCATCTCCGGCATCCGGGTGATCGACGAGCGGACCATCACCATTGAGACCACGAAAGCGAATCCGCTGACATTGGGCATTCTTGGCGGCCAGGTGCTGTCGAAAGCATATTACGGCAAGGACTACCAGCGAGGGCACCTTGATTATCTGAAGGATCTGTACGGCAAGCCTTTGGGCGCCGGCCCCTACAAGCTGTCCAAATATGTGGATGGTCAGGAAGTGCGGTATGTTGCCAACAAGTACTACTATGGCGGCGAACCGAAGATCAGGAATCTGATTTTTAAGGTCACCTCCAAGGACACGGCGCTGTCGAACTTCCAGAACGGCGAAACCGATTTTGATGGTTTCAGCCCGGACAAAGATAATCTTGACGCACTGAAGCAGCTTGGCTTTGCCAGTGTGCGCGAAAGCACGGTGCCGGACATGAGTGAGATCTGGATCAATAACCTCAAGGCCCCGTTCAACGACAAGCGAGTCCGTCAGGCGTTGATCTATGGTCTCAACCGTCAGCAGATCATCAACGTGGCGTATAAGGGATTCGGCCAGGTGGCGAACGTGTATGCCGCTCCTACGCAATGGTCGTACACCGATAAGGGAGTCAACAAGTACAAGTTCGATCCGGACAAGGCGGGCAAGCTGCTTGACGAGGCCGGTTGGAAGACCGGCTCGGACGGGATTCGCGAAAAAGATGGCAGGAAGCTCACCGTACGGTACCTGACTTCCAAGGACACGGATGAGACGATCCCGATTGCCACGGAGAACTACAAAGCCATCGGCATTGACTTCCAGCCTGAAGTGCTCGATGGCGACACCATCATCGAACGATGGACGCAGGGCGGCGATTGGGATTTGGTCGGCGGATTCCGCACCAACGGTTTGTCGGATCCGAACGACGCGATTTCCGAATTCGTCTCGCACGACAAGTCCATCAACCTCACGGGCTACCACAATGAGGAAGCCGACAAGCTCGCCAAGGAAGGGCTGTCCACTCAGGATAAGACAAAACGCAAGGCCATCTATGCGGAGCTCTACAAGGTTCTGAACAATGATCCGCCCACCATTCCATTGAGCTATCGGCAGTCCATCACGGCATGGAACACCCGTGTCAAGGGTGTTGAGAACTATTCGACCGGCAATAGCGATGCGGCGCTCGTCCTCGCGAAGCTTTCGATCGAATAG